From the Xiphophorus hellerii strain 12219 chromosome 20, Xiphophorus_hellerii-4.1, whole genome shotgun sequence genome, the window GCAAACATACTAAGCACtatttttgtcatgtcacaAAATCCCATTCAAATGGACACTTTGaagggttttgttgttgttttgactgGGGATGTGGTTCAACTGGTTTCTATGTGCTTTGGCTGTCGTAAAATCTCTAACAGGTGGTTAGACTGGGaaacaaacaggttttttttactgtatacTGTGTCAATTTTAATGCTGACATATAGTTTACTGAACCATTTATAAAATGGCACAtcaaaaatgtaagaaatgtatgtgtcaaaaaaacaatctgagattttattgttttggttttttttttacattttcttcagttgTTTGACTTCATTGTCCAACATATGGTTGGTTACAATATACTACTATAGCAGCTACTAAACTCTGTTTTATCGTTTTTCTAGActaaagtgcttttttttacTATGCAGTAAAGCAAAactttcaagttcaatgtctaGTAAGTTTTACAGATTACGCGTCATGACATAATGAATCAACCAAACATAATGAAAAATCtcttaaatttgtaattctgtacaaaatcatttcaatacCAAATTAATAAGAAATAACAAAGGATTAAAAGAATATTATTAatgctgtagtttttctttatgctattttttaaagcttttgcaGCGACTTTaggtttttcttctgttggTAAATTCTGATGACCTCAAGGTTGCTCTGCATCTCTTTGTTCAGCTTGTTATGACTGTTCGCCTCAGCCATAGCCTCCAAATGACACTGGCTCAGCACTTTGTTTGAAGCACTCCTTGCTCATTTACGAAATCATTGCGTACCTCCTAAAACAAATTAGGAGTAAATGATTTTAGCTTTTGtggaatatttacatttttttagcaTCCAAGGTTGAGATATTAGTTGTTGTTTGATAATGTTTAACTGTAGCAAGGAAACAAAGAGGgattttttcctgtgtttttttttttttttcgtagaAAACCACAAAAGTAGACAGTAAGAGAGGATGGCTCAACATATTTGTGATAAGGTCATGCTGATGGTTAAGGATGGCTACCTTTTACCAGacaattgtgttttgttgaatCACTTTCATTAGAACAATGATTGAATATAccaaaaattacattaatataaaaaaacatctacgCAGGACTACAGGACTGCTAAAGTATGAgacaagaaaaaactaaatttcctTATCTAattgtgttttggttctgtttaaatgacaaatattatatttggattttttttgttttgttcaggaTTTCAGATTGCAATAATTATATTTACTTCCATGTGTGaggttatgaaaaaaaatgataaaggGAAAGGGAAAGCACAAGTCAGCAGAGAATACAGTTGAAGTGATATTTTTGCATCTGGAACATTAAAACTTTGACATCAGTGCAAAACACAATGGCCACTCAAGACAGAAGTGCTGACATCAAGTTTCCAGCCTAAATGAGAGTTTTATCCCATGAAGAAGGAGGAAGTCCTGTTGGAGACATTCTGGTCCAGTTCTGACTGGCATTATTACTGTGACTGCTCTCATTTATCACCAACTATTGTATCTCCTGTTTGCAAGTCGAACCGTGTTAGGTTTTACATAACCACTGcaaactgaaagtaaaatgttgaaCTGTTTTTAGTGAATGAAAACAGTTGGAATGCTTTTGCAATTACAAAAATCTTCTGTATGTGTATGTGCAGCCTTTCATCATTCATGACATGAAGTCTCTAATAGAAGGGGAGCAATTCATCAACTGTAGGCAGATACCAGCCCAGGAACACCAGCTGATGTCCACCGTTACAGTTGGAGGTTAGTAAAGCCACAATCTATtaagttataattttattaatttatatatatatatatacatttctttaaaaacctAGATTGAGTTTATTGTCTGCAAGCAATTTTAGTGAATCATAAGAGCTTTTCTTATAAACATTAACTCTTTGTATTCAACAAGTCacatatttcttaaatattttgagtttaaagttaaatttgaacAAGCTGTATGAAGTCTTTTCTATGTTTATATTTAACTACCAACAGCCTAAAATGCTTCATTGACTCACAGCTAAGAATAGGAGTGAAAACCATAAGCTAATTTTCCCATTGGttagaaaaaagacaagagatGAGAAGATAGACCGCTTcacaaacacaacaataaagaaactaaaattaTGCTGATTTTTGCCCTAATGCTTACATGATTATTCATCACTGAAACTACAATTATGCCCACTATTATTCATAGACCAGGTAAATAAagattttgagttgtttttagtCACCcatgatgtttgtttctgataggaaatCACACAAGAATGCctctaaaagtaaaataaaacaatttatttcaattaccaatggacaaatatttagttattggCCGTCTTTGTGTATGTTTCTACTGGTGTTATAATGACTTAGTTCTAGTGTTGACCttcaagtcttttattttgatggGTTTCCATGCCATCACCATAAtctccacagattctctatcAGGCTCAAATCTGGACTTAAACTGGCCCAGTCCGAAATCTTGATAGTCATTATCAAACGAAAGAttttcttagaaataaaagtttattgtaAATCTTCAAATTTGCCATTAGTATGAATAACCTTGGGTGTACTTCATGCACTGTTATACATCTCACGGCTTCAGGAATCCCAGGAGCCTACTCAGGGTCAGATTATGGAGCTTTGGGAACGGGGATCAACGGATTGACACCTGATGGGGCGGAGCTACGTTTCTTCAAAAGCTGTCAGTCACGCTCTGCAGAAGCAGTAAGAGAAGTGACAGAATTTGCAAAGAGCATTCCAGGATTCATCAATCTGGATCTCAATGATCaagtaagaaaaacaatctttgggtaaaatggacttttttgagttttgcatcatgttataatgttattccttcatcagaAATATAACTTCCGCAATGAGCAGAACGGTTATAAATGACATAAtggagtgttggaaagagcaggagctacTTAAAGAGACTGAAgctcaattaaaatttttagaacaactgaaggtaacactTGATTGTGCACTATGtacatggaaaatacataacacccCTGTAAGAGCCACTTttgggagtaaaaaaaaacaacaaataaagcaCAGAGTAGGAGAGCATGGAGCAAGCTGTAGTACAGGGTTATTGTAACAAAGACCTTTTGTATATTTGCTGAGGGTGGAGTGATGAGAGATCCAGAGTCAAAAACCAAACAGTAAATGAAggaataaatacatataaaaaattgAGACCATATACACCCTCTTCAGGGTCCttgagggtgcatgggagtttgCTGGGATGAAAATCATCACCTCTAGTCTATGGTCTTGAGACAGAAAAGGGAAGAGTGCCTTCTCAAGATGTCAGAGAAGAGTTGAGGAGTTCAAGTGTTTACGGTTCTCATTCaagaatgaggaaaaaacagagaggaaaaggGGAATTGGTGTGGTGGCTGCAGTTATGCGAGTACTTTACCGGTCTttcatggtgaagagagagctgagtctgGTCACAAGCGCTGGCTAGAAAGAACAAGATTACAGATACAAGTGTTTGCAAGTGTGCATGAGTCCCTTATCAATAGGATGAAAGGTTCAGTCATGTAACGGGCACAtcccactgggaggagaccCAGAGAAATTATACAAATGTGATCACAAACAACACAGATAAAAAGCAATAATTACTACTAATCCCTGTATTGTCAAAGCATAAGTCACGGTTTGTGGGTGAATAAGTGGACCTCTTTACTATAAGTGGATTTGTATTGAATGAAACACTGTATTGAATTAAAGCGTTCCAAATTACACCTCCGTCGATTAAACTGCTGTCAGTTTCAGCTACATTGTTAAAAATTCTGAAGGTTGCTGATGTTGAGAGTTTCTTTGTGAGAAACATAATTAAGATGTAGAAACGAATAAAACATAATCTATTAGTCTATGGCTTccattaataaacaaaatatgattttgttGCATCCTCTACATGTTTTCAAATATCTCACCACTGGGGACAGGGACCCATCTTCAGAGCTTCCTTTTAaccagtaaatatttttgtccagGTGACGTTGCTGAAATACGGAGTGATTGAAGTTTTGATCATCATGATGTCGCCTCTGATGAACAAGGATGGCACCCTGATCTCCTACGGACAGATCTTCATGACGCGGGAGTTCCTCAAGAGTCTCAGGAAACCTTTCTGTCAGATGATGGAGCCAAAGTTTGAGTTTGGAGTCAAGTTTAACACTCTGGAGCTGGATGACAGTGACATGGCGCTGTTTTTGGCTGTTATTATCCTCAGTGGGGGTGAGTGTTCACTATTTGTCAGGGAATGTTATTATCTAATAGGatgtttaatgatttttttctaagttgtgcaattttacttatttttttagggTTTTGTTGAGTCTGATGCAAATCCTGGAAGCAGGGGGCAATTTTTAAACTTGCTGTGCCCAgaacaaaactataaatcaTTACACTGCTGCCATTAAAACCACTAAAGCCAAATCTCTTTTACACCAAGGCAAAGCaaaccacttcctgttaaaACAATATGTTTCAAAATCATATGTAATACCCCAATTCATTGATTTCATCTCTAtgcaaaaatgtcttaaatgtaatatttatctTCTATTTACTGccagtgaaaatgtttctttttattaaaaaagactTTATGTCCACACAAAGATCTAAGGTACCTCCTGTCCACAACTTATTATCTTTTAGTGATAAACATGTTATCTTTGGACAGTCTTAACCCATTTATCAAGTCACTAAATGGGTAGTAACTTGTAACTTGTTCTCGTGTGTTCTCTGTTTCACACGAGAACAATAAAATGCTGCATCACAAGAGTCAGGAATCAATAACTGCAAAAGTTGCACTTGTGATGAGGGAGAAATGACAAGAGAGGTGAGGTTTCAGAGACGACCACAGGAGTGAACAACAATCACACAGCTCCCACTTGTGCACGTTTCTATACTTGCCATGAAGATTTAGAGTAAAAGGAAAAGTACTGGTGGGAAAAGGCGTGAAACTTTTGGTCTTCAGTCCTCACACTTATGAGTTCAGTTTCTTAGAAGCAAACATCAGGAAGTCGAAGCGTTTTACTCATGTGTAATTAGGCAATCCCTCATATCTGAACAGAGCCTTCTGAGTTTGTCCAGTCCTGCTGATTATTAGTGCAGATCTACTAGATAAAAACCTGACTTTGAAcattatttagattaaaatcCAATAATGAGctaaattattaacttaaatgACTGATTATGGCTTAATAAGCAGCTTTTtgtacaaaacagaaaaccaccTCCCTAATAAGAAATGATTTCAATGCATTTAGGACTCCATGTTCTGTGTCttcaattcagtttatctaTATTGTGCCAACTCATGACACACCCCCTTAatacactttacaaaaaaaacaattcaatccAATCATACATACAATCCAACTGATCCGACTTATCAACAAGGCAGCGAAGTTCAAATTGGTTAAAATTTTCTCTAcctaaagaaacacagcagagtgCATTAAATcatatgtaaattttattacctCATATCCTAACCCCGCTTTAACCTTCACATTATTTCTAACCTGTCTGGTGTGTCCCTTGGTCTGTGTGAGTTATTTTATGAACTAATGTTCTCCAAGAAACTTCTGAgactttcacagaacagctgtatttatatatGGATTAAATTACATGTAGGTGGACTCCATTTATTAAGTGACTGCAGAAGATAATGGTTGCTCTGATTTTGAGGTGCATTGTGTAATGATATCAGTGTGAGGACTGTTTCTAATTGATCCCCTGTGTCTCTGTGCCCCGTCCAGACCGGCCCGGCCTGCTGAACGTGAAGCCCATCGAGCAGCTTCAAGAGACAGTGCTCCATTCGCTGGAGCTGCAACTGAAGCTCAGCCATCCAGACTCCCTGCAGCTGTTTGCCAAGCTGCTCCAGAAGATGACGGACCTGCGTCAGATAGTCACTGACCATGTGCACCTCATTGAGCTGCTGAAGAAGACAGAGGTGGACATGCTCCTACACCCTTTGCTGCAAGAGATCATGAAGGACTTGTATTAGAGctcaaaaggaaaagaggacaAGCGCTGTAATGTGAAGAAAAACCAAGactgttaaatcatgaattgaAATTAATCATTTACCAGAAGGTGGAGAAGAACAGGAACACAAAAatcaagaaaagaaatgaaattttTGATCTGTTTCTAGACAGTCTCAATGTGATTAATTTGTGGCGCACAGTCATTTGTCTACCATAGAGCCCGAACATATCATCACGGGCTGTCTGCCAACTTCAGTACGAAACTACCACCTTTTGCAGCAAAGTGCCGATGACTAACAGAAAGAGAGGGAACCGTCACTTAGCAAACTTAATGCAAAAATTCTTCGTGCTTCATCACTGTCAAAGCTACACGTGCCTTAAAGGGAAACATTTTTCACGCCTCGTCACTCACAGCATTTGTTGTTGTCGCGTGGCTTGTTTCTTCACAGCCATCCACAGAGATCAGCAGTGCACGTACATACATCATTATCTCTGCGAACACGCACAAATGCATGAATGCTCACGCGTAAAATTGCGCACAGtcgttttctgttttggcatCAGGGTGAAGGTGCTATCTCATTTTAATCAGCTGCatccaaaaacagaaatcagattaGTGCTTATAACTTATTCTGGTCCCATACACCGCTTAGAAACTGTGAGAAAGTAAGTGTGAGCTAACAGAGGGCACACAGCAGGAATGATGTTGGCTCTAAAGTATGCCTTAATGATCGaatgtttagcttttttaaaaagatccaATGTTGTTCTTAAACATATTGTACATATTCAATGTATAATATATGTAATCactcattttgtttccatttgtatGAAATTCTTGAACCAAACTTGCTTTTGAGCCTTTAGATTCAGCAACTTGGTTGAGTTCTAATTTTTCAATGTGAAATTTTTTTGTATCTATTTCAGTCCATTTTTTGTGTGCAGGCAAAAAGACTGGATTCTTACCTACTGGGGAGATAAAGAGTGAGAAATTacctgtaaataaaatattttttaactttttttacttGGAGTCTGTTTCTTGCTTAAGGACAATCGGCAATGCATCAAAGCTATTTTCAACTATCTATAACCATCACTTTAGTAATAAAGCTGGAAGATGAAAATCTGCCCCAAGTCTTTTGCAGTCACAtttcaacaatgtttttttcttttgcatttaacGTCTGTACAAGGCAAGAAAGTGTGCATCAGAATATTTGGCTCAGGTCACTGCTGTTCAAACTATTTCCAAATATCTTCCTTGGAGGCATTGCTCAGACACTTTCAAATCTAGTTTTACAGTCATGACATCAGCTGTCTTCCGTGCCTATTACCAAATActtctaaacacacacacacacacacacacacaaacacccccgCTGCTGCCATTGCAACATCTGAACTATGCTGGGCCGGAAGACCGGAGTCTGTGGGCTCTAATTTCATCTGCAGGAAGGGAAGTTGGTTTACTTTATGAAGGTTgtgttttttagatttaatgCTTTCTTCTGGTTAGAGTATAAATCCTTTTCATCtcattttatacttttcacAGCTTAGAGAGTTTTGGTATTAGAATAGCTTACAGGAGAGATTGCGTGCAAAGCAGAGGTCAGAGTAACATTCAAACTCCGGACATTAAACTTTAACCCAGCGAGACACCAGGTCACTTTCATAAACTTTCATTTACACAAAGCTTCCTCAGCGTCTGGTCAGATTGTCattgtgtgttgtttttctaaCTCATGCCAGGTGCTTTATGTCAGGGAAGTCAGCCAGGAGGCTCAATTCCTATTTATGTCAAGTTCAATCTGAACTACTGTTAGACAATTCCCTCAGTGTATAGTACCGAAGCTCTTCAAAATATGCATATATCTCTAATCagtcaatgtttcttttttctcttgtaGTGTATCGGTCTGTATTCCCAAACCTGGTCCTCATGTaaccctgccctgcatgttttagatgtgtctctgttcctgcacacctgattcaaataaTTGCATGACTTCCTCAGCAGCCACCAAATGCTGCAGAAGCCTTTTAATCACCCATTCATTCAAGTCAGTTGTTTGAAAGCAAGGAAACACCTGGAATATGGGGCACTTGAGGATCAGGTTTGAGAACTACTGATCTAAGCCTAGAGGTACGTTCACACCACCAAACGCATTTTGCGCGTCAagcgcgtctggtttacattcaaagtctatgtggaggcgcgtctAGGGCCCATCGCGGCGCGTTTCGAGTGTCTAGCTCGGCGCGATTTGAAGCATTTCGCACGTTAGACGCGTCAAGCGCGTCAGACAAATAGGCCGGCAACTGAAACGAACCTCTAAAGCTATTCTGACAtcgacgcgcctccacatagacttgaatgtaaaccagaagCGCGAAACGCAGTTGGTGTGGAGCAAAAATGTCAAGCATCTGCATTCAACGTGCACACGCGTCGAACGTGAAGCGTCggacgcgtttggtgtgaacgcaccgtAGCGCACTGAGTCATGTACATGATAAACAGTTTGGATTCTGATGAACTTGTTAAAATTCTGTTATGTTTGACGAGAGTATCTGAATCTagttaaacttgtttttgtgtccTTTGGGCGACTGTTGATAAGTGGATTCTGTAATTGTGTTGCAATCTGAAGGTTTTATTCAagcttcctgcttcctgttacATGTTGATGCTCCCCTCAACAAGACACTTATCCCAGGGTTGCCCACCAAGCTGTATATCTGTGTGTGAGTGTCATTGGATGTGGACAGtataattaaaagtttgaaagAAATTCTATCCTTTGTTAATTTGCATCACTTTTCCTCTTGCGTGCAGCTTTCAAGCTCATCCTGCTTATTCAACGTGTGTCATAGGCAAAAGTTTCCCAATACTTTTACTTTACTTTCCAGCATTGACACTAAATATTACTCAATAGAAAATGTtgtctttcattcattttctagACAGATAACCAGGACAGCCATTCAGAAatttgttgattctatgttagtcttatttttttatatttatgttgcaAAAAGCTCCAAGAagcttttccatgtttttggtATGTTGCTGCTGAGCTCAGTGGCTTTAAAAGAGTATTTTCTCTTGAAACCACTAAACACAATACCTAGCATGAGAACTGTGAAGGTAAGCCAAAATGTACCACTGTGTTGccagaaaacctgaaaaacatttttaaaaaggttctAGAAAAGTTGtttgaatgattaaaaaaaaaaaagaattgttaGATGACTGTGGGtttggagaaacagaaaatagcacttcaatgtatttatttaaatcaaaactgtGAGTTAGTTTTTGGCTAGTTTAGCTGTGTAGTTTGGGAACatgttttattgactttttgatcAGGAACtcatcagcaaaacaaaatagtttgttttttttcccccaaggaCAAAAAACCTTCATAGGAACCCTCAAAAAGGTCCTAATTAAACTTCTACCAAATTGATAAACTGTTACACCAGTTTtccaaacaaaaatttaaaaaacaataactgtGTAGTGTGTACTGTCTACATTGCAGAGAACTTAAATTTGCTCAGGGTTTCTAATACTGAACTTAAATTCAAGGTGATTTTCACAGGAACAACTATTTAAGGAAACAGATTTTGATATAATtacagaaaacatctgaaggGTCTATAGAACATAGTCAACAAGTAACTCAGATCTACATGGATCATACTAATGGTTGTTTCAAGCAGAAGGAGACATCCTTACTTTAACCAGCTAAGGTTTCCAATTCTAACTtagtatgaaaaaatatatagttataGATTAAGTTTTAGGTCTAAGTCTATGACAACAAGGTCTGTTCTCTTACCATGTATTCCTGGGATGAAAAAtacctttgtcttttctgcaaTAAGCTGTAAGAAGTTCTGCCTACACCCTCAAGGGGGAAATAAACACGCTCATCCAGTGAGTTTAAGGCACTGGATGAGCCTTAAACTCATGTGGTGAcgctaaaatataacaaagtaaGTCATCATCAGCATAtcgtaaaataaaatttaataaactcAAAATTAGACCTAcagatgtttaataaaattcacatgAGAACTTAGACTTGAGGAACACTCACATGTAATTTGTAATCACAAAACTATACAAAGTAATTCCGCGATAGCCTGGCCATAGCCTTCCTGtgcaatttcaataaaaaaaaacattctcatttACAGCACAGCTGGCTTTCTCCCTTTGACTTGAATTGTCTCTGGTAGATTTCTACAGGCTCAAGtgaacagaagaagttgtgaactATGACGTCGATTTTCAGAATTGTAGTCTACTTATAGTTTTAGCAACAGCAGCGGAGGAATTAAAACGAAGctgttcagtctgtgttggtcaagcttaaaatattgaattaacattaactgCCGTTTCGTTCAGATTAGCACTTATCTCTTTGGAGTGGAAGATGGATGTTTACAGCACAGGCAATTTCCGGCAAGCTTCTTAGCATCAAACTTTCACATTATATATGTCACAAGAAAACGCTAGCAATCggataaaatgtaaaacctaaACATATTCCACGCATCTAGGAACcaattgtttctcaacagcCGAGAGCCGAAACCCTCTGTAGGAAGCAAATAGCTTAggacaaggggctggtttttaccagaccAGTCCCACAATGGCAAGTAGAGGATTTGAACCAATTTTGCGCATCAATAGAGAATCCTATCTATTTTCCCAGTCTATTAATCAGTACTGAACATCATAATTACCATGTCAAATTCAATCACTGCATTAGAATGTGCCACTTGTCCCAGTAAATTAATGTCTGGATaggaaacatttgtttaataagATGAAAACTTAATCCTGATTAAGGAAAGTCACATGTTCCTTTTCATAAAGCccaaattgttttctttttagtgaGGGAGGAACAAGTTAAATTACAGTATATTTCGGGACTTTTCCCTCAGCgagcaaacaaaaatacttccaTTAAAAACGCGAGCCAGtatttgtataatttaaaaacaaaacaaaaagagaaataatcttttaaccttttgtgaaaataaatcatcCCTGGCCTCCTCAACCAGTGTTGATGTTTCTCAGGTTTTAATAGGAACATATCGGGATGAGTAAGTGAGCTGTTAACAGGGAAAACTCAGCTGAACTGTTGGAGAAGATCCTGTAGGACGTGAGAAACAGAAGGAAGGAGAAGTTTGATTCTAAAAATAAGTCTTTGTATTGGCACAGTACAGTGGGGAGTTTCTGGCTCAGAGCTGGAGAATCTCTGTGGACGGCTGACGGTGACGGTAATtaactgtattatttatttaatgtttagtcAGCATATCCTCACTTTGTTGGATCCGGTCTCTGCTGACTGATCTCTGCCAAGATTCCTGCACAGATCCGCTAAATAATATTCAGAAGGCATATTTCTGTCGACCAGACTAAGCTACGTCCAAAGGAAAGCTTGTGTGATTTGTACAAGgaagctttgtttttgtttgaggtCCTTAAGAAAtggcagggttttttttgtttgttttgtttttgttttattaatttgtttgttttattgttatttgtgttttttagtaTAAGAGACCTTTTACTTCTGCCAggataaaatacataatatctCTTTCCTTATTCAGGcttcaatattttatattgaaatgATACATCTAATAGTGTGCTGATGAAAATATCTTTGAAGATGTTAATTCATCAAATCTGATACTTGTATAGAAAACACCCCACAAATTTATGTTAAGGTGTTAAACTCAAGAACTGATTTAACATACTGATTTATACGTGTCAAGTGTCTGATACATTACTTTCAACAATTAGATTTTACATAACCACCATACCTAAAAGTGGATTTGAACAAAATAAGGCACGGTTTGAGTGACTCATGCACATAAGTAAACTGTGCCTTTacaacaggggtgtcaaactcatttcaattctgggccatatcaaaaatatgaacattcttaaagggccggttgtgccagaatgtattgataaaaccaactaaactgttaaaatagctgttcctccaggatcttgtgtttttttgcagtcaaaattacagattttgtggtgccaaTTTATAAAtctttgtaaggaatttttatgatatttgctCTAATGTacgatgttaaatgtgacttttggTCACGGTCTATAACGTGACATAAGAcagaggcagcagtcacttaaacccgatgtttttgaccaaatatgagaaaatatgcagtaaaatcagaaaaaatgtaggaatctgttgattttgtgtgaacttTGGGAGAAACTGGAGAAACCTCTTCATGTAATTATTAGTCTGGGGGGCCACATAAATAGCTACAGcagggccagatttggcccccgggccttgagtttgacacatgtacTTTACAAGATCAAAACAACTGCTCAATGACAGAAACACTGGCTCTAACTAGGAGAGCTATTGTTGGATTCTCATTCACCTCCTTGGGGTAGGGCACTCTTATACGGTCTGTTATTGAGCTGAGATTCCAGGACACTCTAGAATTTGGCTCTCACAAAAGAGccttttcacttttcattttttcacacGAGCTCTACAAGGAAACAATATTGTTCCGGTAAATCAGGAATAACAAGGAAATGCAACATCCTTATTCCACAGAAAATTGGGTTGCATCTGGTAAGACTTgtctgtacaaaataaaaatgtttaattgtttatcacatgcaacattttaaagaaaaaatgtgctttatgtTTTAATCATTGCTTTCATAGATACAGGaatattaaaatgttctctttttttgttccataaAGGTCTTCCATGTTTATGATTGATGACATCAGAATCATAGtttgcatttacattctgacaTCATTGACTAATCGTTGATGCTACAGCAAAACTATTCTGTTCAATGTATGTGGCAATGTTTTGAAATTCCTGGACAAGTGCAAGGCAAACCTGGAGtcaaatgattttcattcactTTCCAACTGTGTGAAACAGTTTCCTGAGGTTACTGTCGTGGGTGATTCCTGATTTCATTGATCTAACAAGAGTACTGACGTTAATTccttaaaatattcataatcTGATCAGTCATCTTCAGCATTGATCTGAAAAAGGTTTCTGTCCTCAAGGATccccaaagacaaaaaaataaatctgctcttaCAATTGTTGGCTTTACCACTGACATGCATCCGTGACCAGAAATCGGATGGTAAGATGACGTGAAAATCCGTAGGAAACCAAATAACGGCACGAAGAGCATTGTGTTTCACTGCCATgttgcaacaaagaaaaaatgtttggtaTATCATGTACGACGTAGTTCATCTCACTAGCTTCACCTCTGTTGGGTCAATTTTTTCCAACGTGTCACCACTAATTAAGTGAACGTAAGTGAGAAATATATCATTCATAGTTTGTTCTTAAGTAGTTTCAACTTTGTCATGTCAACACTTTCTCTGTGTAGAACTAAAGGCTTGGAGAGTCTAAAATCATAACATCGTTTACAGAAACTCAGCTTAGCTATTTTTACCTATTTCTTGAGATTtgtggaaata encodes:
- the pparg gene encoding LOW QUALITY PROTEIN: peroxisome proliferator-activated receptor gamma (The sequence of the model RefSeq protein was modified relative to this genomic sequence to represent the inferred CDS: deleted 1 base in 1 codon), producing the protein MVDTQQLLAWPVGFSLSTVDLPELDDSPHYLDMKHLSDYASISSSSIPSSLSPPLVSSISSAGLAYDISPPLSEEHLTNMDYTNMHSYRTEMETHNPIKMEPESPPQYSDNPLFSKFPDDASPSALNIECRVCGDKASGFHYGVHACEGCKGFFRRTIRLKLVYDHCDLHCRIHKKSRNKCQYCRFQKCLNVGMSHNAIRFGRMPQAEKEKLLAEFSSDMEHMHPEAADLRALSRHLYEAYLKYFPLTKAKARAILSGKTGEKVPFIIHDMKSLIEGEQFINCRQIPAQEHQLMSTVTVGGIPGAYSGSDYGALGTGINGLTPDGAELRFFKSCQSRSAEAVREVTEFAKSIPGFINLDLNDQVTLLKYGVIEVLIIMMSPLMNKDGTLISYGQIFMTREFLKSLRKPFCQMMEPKFEFGVKFNTLELDDSDMALFLAVIILSGDRPGLLNVKPIEQLQETVLHSLELQLKLSHPDSLQLFAKLLQKMTDLRQIVTDHVHLIELLKKTEVDMLLHPLLQEIMKDLY